The following proteins are co-located in the [Pasteurella] mairii genome:
- the rhlB gene encoding ATP-dependent RNA helicase RhlB, translated as MQNHHLSQRRFADLPLHPTLLQALQQQGFEYCTPIQALSLPVSLQGHDVAGQAQTGTGKTMAFLTATFHHLLQNPSKATSQPRALILAPTRELAVQIAHDATIFTQASGLKTGLAYGGDGYEKQLKAIDQGVDILIGTTGRVIDYVKQGIIRLDHIQVVVLDEADRMFDLGFIKDIRYLLRKCPPVQQRLTMLFSATLSYKVRELAFEDMNDPQYVEIEPLQKTGHHIKEELFYPSNQDKMALLMTLLEEEWPQRCIVFANTKHRCEEIWGYLAADGNRVGLLTGDVAQKKRLSLLKQFTDGALDILVATDVAARGLHIPDVSHVFNYDLPDDREDYVHRIGRTGRAGESGVSISFACEEYAMNLPAIEEYIGHSIPVSQYDPNALLTDLPKPLRLKRAQSLNRTNAHNNSRSNARGNSRPFKKRF; from the coding sequence ATGCAAAATCATCATTTAAGTCAGCGTCGTTTTGCTGATTTACCTTTACACCCAACCCTCTTGCAAGCCTTGCAACAACAGGGGTTTGAATATTGTACGCCGATTCAAGCCTTGTCGTTGCCCGTGAGTTTACAAGGACATGATGTGGCAGGACAGGCGCAAACCGGAACAGGAAAAACCATGGCGTTTTTAACCGCTACTTTCCATCATTTATTGCAAAATCCGAGCAAAGCAACTTCCCAACCGCGCGCGCTAATTTTAGCGCCAACCCGTGAATTAGCGGTGCAAATCGCTCATGATGCCACCATTTTCACGCAAGCCAGCGGCTTGAAGACCGGTTTGGCGTATGGCGGAGACGGTTACGAGAAACAATTAAAAGCCATTGATCAGGGTGTGGATATTTTGATCGGTACGACTGGGCGGGTGATTGATTATGTCAAACAAGGGATTATTCGCTTGGATCACATTCAAGTGGTGGTGCTGGATGAAGCGGATCGGATGTTTGATTTGGGTTTTATTAAAGATATTCGCTATTTATTGCGCAAATGTCCGCCGGTACAACAACGCTTGACCATGTTATTTTCTGCTACGCTATCTTACAAAGTGCGAGAGCTTGCCTTTGAAGATATGAATGATCCGCAATATGTGGAAATTGAGCCCTTGCAAAAAACCGGTCACCACATCAAAGAAGAATTATTCTATCCGTCTAATCAAGATAAAATGGCATTGTTGATGACCTTGCTCGAAGAAGAATGGCCACAGCGTTGCATTGTGTTTGCCAATACTAAACATCGTTGCGAAGAAATTTGGGGGTATTTAGCAGCTGACGGGAATCGCGTTGGTTTGCTTACCGGTGATGTGGCACAGAAAAAACGTTTAAGCCTGTTGAAACAATTTACCGATGGAGCGCTGGATATTTTGGTGGCAACGGATGTGGCGGCGCGCGGGTTGCATATTCCGGATGTCAGCCATGTGTTCAATTATGACTTGCCAGACGATCGGGAGGATTATGTGCATCGTATTGGGCGCACTGGGCGCGCGGGCGAAAGTGGCGTGTCGATCAGTTTTGCCTGCGAAGAATACGCCATGAATTTACCGGCAATTGAAGAATATATCGGGCATTCTATTCCCGTCAGTCAATATGATCCGAATGCCTTGTTAACCGATTTGCCAAAACCGTTGCGCTTAAAGCGCGCGCAATCATTGAATCGTACCAATGCGCATAATAATAGTCGCAGTAATGCGCGTGGCAATTCTCGTCCGTTTAAAAAACGTTTCTAA
- the rho gene encoding transcription termination factor Rho, translated as MHLTELKNTPVSELVALGEGQMGLENLARLRKQDMVFAILKQHAKSGEDIFGGGVLEILPDGFGFLRSADSSYLAGPDDIYVSPSQIRRFNLQTGDKIEGKIRPPKDGERYFALLKVDQVNDDKPEVSRSKILFENLTPLHANSRLRMERGNGSTEDLTARILDLASPIGKGQRGLIVAPPKAGKTMLLQNIAQSITHNYPECELIVLLIDERPEEVTEMQRSVKGEVIASTFDEPAARHVQVAEMVIEKAKRSVEHKKDVVILLDSITRLARAYNTVTPASGKILSGGVDANALHRPKRFFGAARNVEEGGSLTIIATALVDTGSKMDEVIFEEFKGTGNMELHLSRKVAEKRVFPAIDFNRSGTRKEDLLTTPEELQKMWILRKILNPMGEVEAMEFLIDKLMIAKTNEEFFEIMKRS; from the coding sequence ATGCATTTAACAGAACTTAAAAATACACCGGTCTCTGAATTGGTGGCTCTTGGCGAAGGGCAAATGGGCTTAGAAAATTTAGCTCGCTTACGCAAACAAGACATGGTATTCGCAATTCTGAAACAACACGCCAAAAGCGGTGAAGATATTTTTGGTGGCGGCGTGCTGGAAATTCTTCCTGACGGTTTCGGCTTTTTGCGTTCAGCCGATAGCTCTTATTTAGCCGGTCCGGACGATATTTATGTGTCACCAAGTCAAATTCGTCGTTTTAATTTGCAAACTGGTGACAAAATTGAAGGTAAAATTCGCCCACCAAAAGATGGAGAACGCTATTTTGCCCTCCTTAAAGTGGATCAAGTCAACGACGACAAACCGGAAGTTTCCCGCAGCAAAATCCTTTTCGAAAACTTAACACCTCTTCATGCTAACTCCCGTTTAAGAATGGAACGTGGTAACGGTTCGACCGAAGATTTAACCGCGCGTATTTTAGATTTGGCATCACCTATTGGGAAAGGACAACGCGGTCTTATCGTTGCGCCACCCAAAGCGGGTAAAACCATGTTGTTGCAAAATATTGCGCAAAGCATCACCCACAATTATCCGGAGTGCGAGCTAATTGTGTTGTTGATTGATGAGCGCCCAGAAGAAGTTACGGAAATGCAACGTTCAGTAAAAGGCGAAGTCATTGCTTCCACCTTCGACGAGCCCGCCGCACGTCATGTTCAAGTCGCAGAAATGGTGATTGAAAAGGCAAAACGCTCAGTAGAACATAAAAAAGACGTGGTCATTTTACTCGACTCCATCACCCGTTTAGCGCGCGCTTACAATACGGTCACCCCAGCTTCCGGCAAAATCTTATCCGGTGGGGTGGATGCTAACGCCTTGCATCGTCCGAAACGTTTCTTCGGAGCGGCGCGTAACGTAGAAGAAGGCGGCAGCTTAACCATTATCGCCACCGCGTTGGTGGATACGGGTTCCAAAATGGACGAAGTTATCTTTGAAGAATTCAAAGGAACCGGTAACATGGAATTGCACTTATCTCGCAAAGTTGCGGAAAAACGTGTCTTCCCAGCGATTGATTTCAACCGCTCCGGTACTCGTAAAGAAGATTTGCTCACCACCCCTGAAGAATTGCAAAAAATGTGGATTTTACGCAAAATCCTTAATCCAATGGGTGAAGTGGAAGCCATGGAATTCCTCATTGATAAATTAATGATTGCGAAAACCAACGAAGAATTCTTTGAAATTATGAAACGTTCATAA
- the queC gene encoding 7-cyano-7-deazaguanine synthase, whose translation MQISKILNPNNDRKAVVIFSGGQDSTTCLLLAIQEYGVENVHAMTFQYGQRHHIELQKAKWICQDLGVKQHILDMTAMQVFAPNAMMSETDIVKNEKGVPNTVVDGRNALFLLHAAIYAKSQGMTDIITGVCETDFSGYPDCRDVFIKSMNVTLNLSMDYNFNIRTPLMYLTKAQTWQLADDLGRLDYVREHTHTCYMGVEGGCGECPSCILREKGLAEYLAQKSAVKNV comes from the coding sequence ATGCAAATTTCAAAAATTTTAAATCCCAATAATGACCGCAAAGCGGTTGTCATTTTTTCTGGTGGACAAGATTCCACAACCTGTTTACTGCTTGCCATTCAAGAATATGGCGTAGAAAATGTTCATGCCATGACGTTCCAATATGGGCAACGTCATCATATCGAATTGCAAAAAGCCAAATGGATTTGCCAAGATTTGGGCGTGAAGCAGCATATTTTAGATATGACTGCCATGCAGGTTTTCGCGCCCAATGCCATGATGAGTGAAACGGACATCGTGAAAAACGAAAAAGGCGTGCCAAATACGGTGGTGGACGGGCGTAATGCCTTGTTCTTACTTCATGCGGCGATTTATGCCAAAAGCCAAGGCATGACCGACATTATCACCGGCGTTTGCGAAACGGATTTTAGCGGTTACCCTGATTGTCGCGATGTGTTTATTAAATCCATGAACGTCACTTTGAATTTGTCCATGGATTACAATTTCAATATTCGCACGCCATTAATGTATTTAACCAAAGCGCAAACCTGGCAACTTGCTGATGATTTAGGTCGCTTGGATTATGTGCGCGAACATACCCATACGTGTTATATGGGCGTGGAGGGCGGTTGTGGCGAATGCCCAAGCTGTATTTTGCGCGAAAAAGGGTTGGCAGAATATTTAGCGCAAAAAAGTGCGGTGAAAAATGTTTAA
- the queD gene encoding 6-carboxy-5,6,7,8-tetrahydropterin synthase, producing MFKVSKEFSFDMAHILDGHDGKCQNLHGHTYKLQVEVSGDLVPEGAKKSMVVDFTDVKTAVKEAILDPMDHAFIYDTTSERECKIAALLNELNSKTFGIPVRTTAEEMARFMFNRLKDKLPISAIRLWETPTSFCEYRE from the coding sequence ATGTTTAAGGTTTCAAAAGAATTTAGTTTTGATATGGCGCATATTTTGGACGGTCATGATGGTAAGTGCCAAAATTTGCACGGTCATACTTATAAACTTCAAGTAGAAGTGAGCGGCGATTTAGTGCCTGAAGGTGCGAAAAAAAGCATGGTGGTGGATTTTACCGATGTGAAAACTGCGGTGAAAGAAGCGATTTTAGACCCAATGGATCACGCTTTTATTTACGATACCACCAGCGAACGCGAATGCAAAATTGCGGCGTTACTCAATGAATTAAACTCAAAAACCTTTGGCATTCCTGTGCGCACTACCGCGGAAGAAATGGCGCGTTTTATGTTTAATCGCTTGAAAGACAAGTTACCGATTTCTGCAATTCGTTTGTGGGAAACGCCCACTTCATTTTGTGAGTACCGCGAATGA
- the queE gene encoding 7-cyano-7-deazaguanine synthase: MSLLINEPSFPIVEIFESLQGEGANTGMPSIFVRLGKCNLACPWCDTNYHEFEPWTLSQILVKVRSFSAKNVIITGGEPTIHPKVVLLLDELKKDGYFLAIETNGLKEIPPQIDYIATSPKGMYAEKYQRRCIKKANEVRIVMDAEAREFCEFIEGKISADYYFLSPCEVNGKMNLHETIQLLGELNARPNKPQWLLSIQTHKLIGIE; encoded by the coding sequence ATGAGCTTGCTCATTAACGAACCCAGTTTCCCCATTGTAGAAATCTTCGAAAGCCTGCAAGGGGAAGGGGCAAATACAGGTATGCCGAGCATTTTTGTGCGTCTTGGCAAATGCAACTTGGCTTGCCCTTGGTGCGATACCAATTACCATGAATTTGAGCCATGGACACTCAGCCAAATACTGGTAAAAGTGCGGTCATTTTCGGCGAAGAATGTGATTATCACAGGCGGCGAACCGACAATTCATCCAAAAGTAGTGCTGTTGCTTGATGAACTCAAAAAAGACGGTTATTTCCTTGCCATTGAAACTAATGGTCTAAAAGAAATTCCGCCACAAATTGATTACATCGCTACCAGTCCGAAAGGCATGTACGCGGAAAAATACCAACGCCGTTGTATCAAAAAAGCTAACGAAGTGCGTATTGTGATGGATGCCGAAGCGCGCGAGTTTTGTGAGTTTATCGAAGGGAAAATCAGCGCGGACTATTATTTCTTAAGCCCTTGCGAAGTTAATGGCAAAATGAACTTACATGAAACCATCCAATTACTCGGCGAACTCAACGCCCGCCCAAATAAACCCCAATGGTTGTTGAGTATTCAAACTCATAAGTTGATTGGGATTGAGTAA
- the pstB gene encoding phosphate import ATP-binding protein PstB — protein sequence MNNPIVPMNETKIEINNLNFYYGDFHALKNINLRIAKNKVTAFIGPSGCGKSTLLRTLNRMFELYLAQHATGEINLEGENLLTSDTDISIIRAKVGMVFQKPTPFPMSIYDNIAFGIRLFEKLSKAEMDERVEWALTKAALWNEVKNKLNQSGDSLSGGQQQRLCIARGIAVKPEVLLLDEPCSALDPISTMKIEELIGELKQDYTVAIVTHNMQQAARCSDYTAYMYLGELVEFDETKKIFDKPQNQKTEDYIKGRMG from the coding sequence ATGAATAACCCAATTGTACCAATGAACGAAACGAAAATTGAGATCAATAATTTAAACTTTTATTATGGCGATTTTCATGCGCTGAAAAATATCAACTTGCGCATTGCGAAAAATAAAGTGACCGCGTTTATCGGACCATCCGGTTGCGGAAAATCAACCTTGTTGCGCACTTTAAACCGGATGTTTGAGCTGTATCTGGCACAACACGCCACCGGCGAAATTAATTTGGAGGGCGAAAATTTACTGACCTCTGATACGGATATTTCCATTATCCGCGCAAAAGTTGGCATGGTCTTCCAAAAACCGACGCCATTCCCGATGTCTATTTACGACAATATCGCTTTTGGTATTCGTTTATTTGAAAAATTGAGCAAAGCGGAAATGGACGAACGCGTTGAATGGGCATTGACCAAAGCTGCGTTGTGGAATGAAGTGAAAAATAAATTAAATCAAAGCGGAGACAGTTTATCCGGCGGGCAACAACAACGTTTGTGTATTGCACGCGGTATCGCAGTCAAACCGGAAGTCTTATTGCTGGATGAGCCTTGTTCTGCGTTGGATCCGATTTCCACTATGAAAATCGAAGAACTTATCGGCGAACTAAAACAAGATTACACCGTGGCAATCGTGACCCACAATATGCAGCAAGCCGCCCGTTGCTCTGATTACACCGCTTATATGTACTTAGGCGAATTAGTGGAATTTGACGAAACGAAAAAAATCTTCGACAAACCACAAAACCAAAAAACGGAAGACTATATCAAAGGACGGATGGGGTAA
- the pstA gene encoding phosphate transport system permease protein PstA, whose product MLVRYQNRRFHCRKFKNKIMLCLSGLSVIFGLFWLVWIIATLLFKGIPSLSFDLFLAETPAPNEQGGLLNAIIGSSLMLVVAMAIATPVSILAGTYLAEYGRYSKLSSMVRFLNDILLSAPSITIGLFIYAVYVAQVKHYSGWAGGFALAMIAIPVIVRTTDSMLNLVPNNLREAAIALGCPQWRVITMICYRVAKPGIITGVLLSIARIAGETAPLLFTALSNQFTSWNMNGPMANLPVVIYQYAASPFEDWNTLAWAGATLITLFVLVLNIITRLYFQPKQK is encoded by the coding sequence ATGTTAGTACGTTATCAAAACCGACGTTTTCATTGTCGTAAATTTAAGAACAAAATTATGTTGTGCTTATCCGGACTTTCCGTCATTTTCGGTTTGTTTTGGTTAGTTTGGATTATTGCCACCTTGCTTTTCAAAGGTATTCCATCATTGTCCTTTGATTTATTTCTTGCCGAAACGCCCGCGCCAAATGAACAAGGCGGCTTATTAAATGCCATTATCGGCTCCAGTTTAATGTTGGTGGTGGCGATGGCGATTGCCACACCCGTGAGCATTTTAGCGGGTACCTATTTAGCCGAATACGGACGCTACAGCAAACTTTCCAGCATGGTGCGTTTTTTAAATGATATTTTACTTTCCGCCCCGTCAATTACCATTGGTTTGTTTATTTATGCGGTTTATGTGGCACAAGTGAAACATTATTCCGGTTGGGCTGGCGGTTTTGCCTTAGCCATGATCGCCATTCCGGTTATCGTACGAACCACTGACAGTATGCTCAATTTAGTCCCGAATAACTTACGTGAAGCCGCCATTGCTTTAGGTTGTCCACAATGGCGTGTGATCACCATGATCTGCTACCGTGTGGCGAAACCGGGGATCATTACTGGGGTTCTCTTGTCGATCGCGCGTATTGCCGGCGAAACTGCACCATTATTATTCACCGCACTTTCCAACCAATTTACATCCTGGAATATGAACGGTCCAATGGCAAATTTACCCGTCGTGATTTACCAATATGCCGCCAGCCCGTTTGAAGATTGGAATACGCTTGCTTGGGCGGGCGCAACCTTAATCACTCTCTTTGTACTGGTGTTAAATATTATTACCCGTTTATATTTCCAACCAAAACAAAAATAA
- the pstC gene encoding phosphate transport system permease protein PstC, translating to MHKVDRKYLNHPFIETLFKNTTRFFALGVFCALLAIIVSLFVGAWDAIKQFGLPFLWTNDWDPVQENYGALVPIIGTLVSAGIALCIAVPISLGIAVFLSELAPQWLKRPVSLAVELLAAIPSIIYGMWGLFVFVPLFQEFIQPHLIEYLGALPFVGMLFSGVPFGIGLFTAGLVLAIMVIPFISSVMRDMFQAVPPMLKESAYGLGSTTSEVVWKVILPYTKAGVIGSIMLGLGRALGETMAVTFVIGNAFQLPQSIFSPSSSIASAIANEFNEAGGLQKSALLELGLLLFVITTLVLACSRLLIARMSRHEGKK from the coding sequence ATGCATAAAGTAGATAGAAAATATTTGAATCACCCGTTTATTGAAACGCTATTTAAAAATACAACGCGTTTTTTTGCGCTCGGTGTTTTTTGTGCGTTATTAGCAATAATCGTCTCGCTTTTTGTGGGCGCTTGGGATGCCATTAAACAATTTGGTCTTCCTTTTTTATGGACAAACGACTGGGATCCGGTACAAGAAAATTATGGCGCATTAGTGCCAATTATCGGCACCTTAGTTTCTGCCGGTATTGCCTTATGTATTGCAGTACCGATTTCCTTGGGTATTGCAGTGTTTCTTTCCGAGCTTGCACCACAATGGCTTAAACGTCCAGTCAGCCTTGCAGTGGAATTACTTGCTGCAATTCCATCTATTATTTATGGCATGTGGGGCTTATTCGTGTTTGTTCCCTTATTCCAAGAATTTATCCAACCCCATTTAATCGAATATCTTGGCGCCTTGCCTTTTGTTGGGATGTTATTTTCCGGCGTGCCTTTCGGGATCGGTTTATTTACCGCTGGGTTAGTGTTGGCAATTATGGTGATTCCGTTTATTTCTTCGGTGATGCGCGATATGTTCCAAGCGGTTCCACCAATGTTAAAAGAATCCGCCTATGGACTAGGTTCGACGACGTCAGAAGTCGTCTGGAAAGTGATTTTGCCTTATACCAAAGCCGGTGTCATCGGCAGCATTATGCTCGGTCTGGGACGTGCCTTAGGGGAAACCATGGCGGTGACCTTTGTGATCGGTAATGCGTTCCAATTGCCTCAATCAATCTTTTCACCATCATCCTCTATTGCTTCGGCTATCGCTAACGAATTTAACGAAGCCGGTGGTTTACAAAAATCCGCCTTGTTGGAATTAGGTTTACTACTTTTCGTAATTACCACATTGGTGTTGGCTTGCTCAAGATTGCTGATTGCGCGCATGAGCAGACATGAGGGGAAAAAATAA
- the pstS gene encoding phosphate-binding protein PstS, whose amino-acid sequence MLVKTFKRFMLLAISFGTLSLTAHAQTITGAGASFPYPVYAKWSSLYEKETGNKVNYQSIGSGGGQQQIIAKTIDFGASDDPMKAELLEQHQLLQFPAIIGGTVPVVNIPNVQPGQLKLSGDVLAKIFLGEIKTWNDPAVAALNPDLNLPSNPIIVVHRSDGSGTTFGWTNYLSKVSADWKAKVGEGKSVKWPTGQGGKGNEGVSAYVKQLKFSIGYVEYAYAKQNNLAWVSLQNKAGEFVQPSKESFMSAAANAKWDEKPGMGVVLTDEEGKASWPVTAASFILLHKVADNVQATKGILQFFDWAFSKGQDAASELDYVPLPQELVNQIKAQWTSEVKDKNGNAIQ is encoded by the coding sequence ATGTTAGTTAAAACATTCAAGCGCTTTATGTTATTAGCCATCTCATTCGGCACCTTATCCTTAACTGCTCATGCACAAACCATCACTGGCGCAGGCGCCTCATTCCCCTATCCGGTTTATGCAAAATGGTCATCATTATATGAAAAAGAAACCGGTAACAAAGTTAACTATCAATCTATCGGTTCCGGCGGCGGTCAACAACAAATTATTGCGAAAACCATTGATTTTGGTGCCTCCGACGATCCAATGAAAGCCGAATTACTCGAGCAACATCAATTATTACAATTCCCAGCCATTATCGGCGGAACCGTGCCGGTCGTGAATATCCCGAATGTGCAACCTGGTCAATTAAAACTTTCCGGTGACGTTTTAGCGAAAATTTTCTTAGGTGAGATTAAAACATGGAACGATCCGGCGGTGGCAGCATTAAACCCAGATCTTAACTTACCAAGCAATCCAATTATTGTGGTACACCGTTCCGACGGTTCCGGTACCACTTTCGGTTGGACCAACTATTTGTCAAAAGTCTCTGCGGATTGGAAAGCCAAAGTGGGCGAGGGCAAATCGGTGAAATGGCCAACCGGTCAAGGCGGTAAGGGAAACGAGGGCGTTTCAGCTTATGTGAAACAGCTTAAATTCTCAATCGGTTATGTTGAATATGCTTACGCCAAACAAAATAACCTTGCTTGGGTATCTCTACAAAATAAGGCCGGCGAATTTGTTCAACCGTCAAAAGAAAGTTTTATGTCCGCTGCCGCTAATGCTAAATGGGATGAAAAACCGGGAATGGGCGTTGTGTTGACCGATGAAGAGGGGAAAGCCTCTTGGCCGGTAACCGCGGCGAGTTTTATCTTGTTACACAAAGTAGCGGATAATGTGCAAGCCACCAAGGGCATACTCCAATTCTTCGATTGGGCGTTTAGCAAAGGGCAAGATGCGGCGTCTGAATTAGATTATGTACCGTTACCACAAGAACTGGTTAATCAAATCAAAGCGCAATGGACAAGCGAAGTGAAAGATAAAAACGGTAACGCAATACAGTAA
- a CDS encoding Predicted periplasmic/secreted protein, with product MKLKHIAFILMMALPMSLSANTSPASSIKNGNIVSFSTEVEKEVPQDLLQVTLFIQVENAALPKANQEVNSKINQALEIIKAQSAVEIKQNSRNTYVRYNQQGKQNGWVTSGQLVLQSADSEALSKILSDLDGILAISSVNALVSPETIAKSEDELTANVLKKFEQQAQLIKTTLKAKDYSIVELNLTSPTENYDMVARPYGAMERAAKVDDSSVKLEQGKTQLKARLDAKIELVK from the coding sequence ATGAAATTAAAACATATTGCCTTTATTTTAATGATGGCATTGCCCATGAGCCTATCTGCGAATACCTCACCTGCCAGTTCCATTAAAAACGGAAATATCGTGAGTTTTAGTACGGAAGTTGAAAAAGAAGTGCCTCAGGATTTATTACAAGTAACCTTGTTTATTCAAGTTGAAAATGCGGCATTGCCGAAAGCCAATCAGGAAGTAAACAGTAAAATTAACCAAGCACTTGAGATTATTAAAGCGCAAAGTGCGGTGGAAATTAAACAAAATTCGCGCAATACTTATGTGCGCTATAACCAACAAGGCAAACAAAACGGTTGGGTAACGTCTGGACAATTGGTATTACAAAGTGCCGACAGCGAAGCCTTGTCCAAAATACTATCCGATCTTGACGGTATTTTAGCGATTTCTTCAGTCAATGCGCTGGTCTCGCCGGAAACTATTGCTAAATCCGAAGATGAATTAACCGCCAATGTGCTGAAAAAATTTGAGCAGCAAGCACAATTAATTAAAACCACGTTGAAAGCCAAAGATTATTCGATTGTGGAGCTAAATTTAACCTCGCCGACAGAAAACTACGACATGGTTGCCAGACCGTATGGTGCGATGGAACGAGCGGCGAAAGTGGATGATAGTTCCGTGAAGTTAGAACAAGGAAAAACCCAGCTGAAAGCGCGTCTTGACGCTAAAATTGAATTAGTGAAGTAA
- the slyD gene encoding FKBP-type peptidyl-prolyl cis-trans isomerase SlyD yields MKVAKNIVVSIAYQVRTEDGVLVDEAPANQPLEYLQGHNNLVIGLENALEGKAVGDKFEVRVKPEEAYGEYNENMVQRVPKDVFVGVDELVVGMRFIADTDMGPLPVVITEVGETDVVVDGNHMLAGQELLFTVEVVATREATLEEIAHGHIHQESGCCGGHHHDSDEEGHGCGCGGHHHHHGHDHHHDHDGCCGGKGGCKH; encoded by the coding sequence ATGAAAGTTGCAAAAAATATCGTGGTAAGCATTGCTTACCAAGTTCGCACAGAAGATGGCGTATTGGTAGATGAAGCGCCAGCAAATCAACCGTTAGAATACTTACAAGGTCACAATAATTTAGTGATTGGTCTTGAAAATGCATTGGAAGGAAAAGCAGTTGGCGATAAATTTGAAGTACGCGTAAAACCGGAAGAGGCTTACGGTGAATACAACGAAAATATGGTACAACGCGTGCCGAAAGACGTTTTTGTCGGTGTTGATGAATTAGTGGTCGGTATGCGTTTTATCGCTGATACGGATATGGGTCCATTACCAGTGGTGATCACTGAAGTGGGCGAAACCGATGTGGTCGTTGACGGAAACCATATGCTCGCCGGTCAAGAACTGTTATTTACCGTTGAAGTTGTTGCAACACGCGAAGCTACATTAGAAGAAATCGCTCACGGTCATATTCACCAAGAAAGCGGTTGCTGTGGCGGTCACCATCATGACAGCGATGAAGAAGGTCATGGTTGCGGTTGCGGCGGGCATCACCATCATCACGGACATGATCACCACCACGATCATGACGGTTGCTGTGGTGGAAAAGGCGGCTGCAAACATTAA